From one Lotus japonicus ecotype B-129 chromosome 3, LjGifu_v1.2 genomic stretch:
- the LOC130745845 gene encoding pleiotropic drug resistance protein 1-like yields the protein MEGGDIYRAGHSLRANSTSVWRNSTMEAFSRSSRHEEDDEEALKWAALEKLPTYNRLRKGLLATSRGAANQIDVSDLGFQERQKLLDKLIKVAEEDNEKFLLKLKERIDRVGIDIPTIEVRYEHLNVEAEAYVGSRALPSFVNFATNIVESLFTSLHILSTKKRHVTILKDVSGIIKPRRMTLLLGPPGSGKTTLLLAMSGKLDPNLKVSGRVTYNGHELNEFVPQRTAAYISQHDVHIGEMTVRETLAFSARCQGVGSRYDLLAELSRREKEANIKPDPYLDVFMKAATTGGQEANIVTDYVLKILGLDICADTMVGDEMLRGISGGQRKRVTTGEMLVGPANALFMDEISTGLDSSTTFQIVSSLRQYVHILNGTAVISLLQPAPETFELFDDIILISDGQIVYQGPREFVLDFFETLGFKCPERKGAADFLQEVTSKKDQEQYWVRRDEPYRFVTVTQFAEAFQAFHVGRKSGDELGIPFDKSKSHPAALVKKQYGINKKELLKANFSREYLLMKRNSFVYIFKICQLTFMAIMTMTLFLRTEMHRDSLDDGSVFSGALFFALGTIMFNGMAEISMSIAKLPIFYKQRDLLFYPSWAYAIPNWILKIPVTFVEVAVWVFLTYYVIGFDPNALRFVKQYALLLLVNQMASGLFRAIAALGRNMIVANTFGSFALLMLITLGGFILSRKDIKGWWIWGYWTSPLMYGQNAIMTNEFLGNSWSHFTKNSNKSLGLQALESRGFFTHAYWYWIGIGALTGFMFLYNIIYTLALTFLNPFDKAQATINEESEDNTPNGRAPEVELPRIESSGNADSAVDSSHGRKRGMVLPFEPHSIAFDDVVYSVDMPQEMRDQGVMEDRLVLLKGVSGAFRPGVLTALMGVSGAGKTTLMDVLAGRKTGGHIDGSVKVSGYPKNQETFARISGYCEQNDIHSPQVTVYESLLYSAWLRLPAEVDSNTRKTFIEEVIELVELNPLRNSLVGLPGVSGLSTEQRKRLTIAVELVANPSIIFMDEPTSGLDARAAAIVMRTVRNTVDTGRTVVCTIHQPSIDIFEAFDELFLMKRGGQEIYVGPLGRHSSKLIEYFESIEGVNKIKDGYNPATWMLEVTSSAQEVTIGVDFHQTYKNSELYRRNKQLIAELGIPAPGSNDLYFPTQYSQSFLVQCLACLWKQHWSYWRNPPYTAVRFFFTTFIALIFGTMFWDLGGKYKNRQDLFNALGSMYTAVLFLGIQNSASVQPVVAVERTVFYRERAAGMYSALPYALAQVIIEIPYVFAQALSYGLIVYAMMGFEWTVEKFFWYLFFMFFTLCYFTYYGMMTVAVTPNHHVASIVAAAFYAIWNLFSGFVVPRPRIPVWWRWYYWACPVAWTIYGMVASQFGDIEHILESDDVSVKEFIRSYFGMKHDFIGVCAVVVVGFAVGFAFIFAVSIKVFNFQRR from the exons ATGGAGGGGGGTGATATATACAGAGCTGGTCACAGTCTCCGAGCGAATAGTACTTCAGTCTGGAGAAACAGTACAATGGAGGCTTTCTCGAGATCCTCGCggcatgaagaagatgatgaagaggcTCTGAAATGGGCTGCACTTGAGAAACTCCCTACATACAACCGTCTCAGGAAAGGGTTGTTGGCCACATCTCGTGGAGCTGCCAATCAGATTGATGTATCTGATCTTGGATTTCAAGAAAGACAGAAACTTTTGGATAAGTTGATCAAGGTTGCTGAAGAGGACAATGAGAAGTTTTTGTTGAAGCTCAAGGAAAGAATTGATAG AGTTGGGATTGATATACCAACAATTGAAGTTCGATATGAGCACTTAAATGTTGAGGCAGAGGCTTATGTGGGAAGCAGAGCTTTGCCCAGTTTTGTGAACTTCGCTACCAATATAGTGGAG AGTTTATTTACTTCACTCCATATCCTCTCAACCAAAAAGAGACATGTGACTATCCTCAAAGATGTTAGTGGAATCATCAAACCTCGAAGGATGACACTCCTTCTTGGTCCTCCAGGTTCTGGAAAGACCACACTCCTTCTGGCCATGTCAGGAAAGCTTGATCCAAATCTAAAG GTATCTGGAAGAGTTACCTATAATGGTCACGAATTGAACGAGTTTGTACCTCAGAGAACCGCTGCCTATATCAGCCAGCATGATGTTCACATTGGAGAAATGACTGTGAGGGAAACCTTGGCTTTCTCGGCAAGGtgccaaggggttggatcgcgCTATG ACTTGCTAGCTGAGCTCTCTAGAAGAGAAAAGGAAGCAAATATTAAGCCAGATCCGTACCTTGATGTCTTCATGAAG GCGGCTACAACTGGAGGCCAGGAAGCAAACATAGTAACAGATTATGTACTGAAG ATTTTGGGGTTAGATATATGTGCTGATACAATGGTGGGGGATGAAATGCTGCGAGGTATCTCTGGAGGACAAAGAAAGCGGGTTACTACAGGGGAGATGCTGGTTGGACCAGCAAATGCTCTGTTTATGGATGAAATATCCACTGGCTTGGACAGTTCCACAACTTTTCAAATTGTGAGCTCTTTGAGGCAATACGTTCACATTCTTAATGGAACTGCAGTTATCTCACTGCTCCAGCCAGCACCAGAGACTTTTGAGCTCTTTGATGATATCATTCTTATATCTGATGGCCAAATCGTCTACCAAGGACCCCGTGAGTTTGTTCTCGATTTTTTCGAAACTCTTGGCTTCAAATGTCCTGAGAGGAAAGGTGCTGCTGACTTCCTTCAAGAA GTAACTTCAAAAAAGGATCAAGAGCAGTACTGGGTGCGCAGAGATGAACCCTACAGATTTGTAACTGTAACTCAATTCGCCGAGGCGTTTCAGGCATTCCATGTTGGGAGGAAAAGTGGAGATGAGCTTGGAATTCCCTTCGACAAGTCTAAGAGTCACCCAGCTGCATTAGTCAAAAAACAATATGGTATTAACAAGAAGGAACTTTTAAAAGCTAACTTCTCGCGAGAGTActtgctgatgaaaaggaattcTTTTGTGTACATCTTCAAGATATGTCAG CTTACTTTCATGGCAATAATGACAATGACACTATTTCTACGAACGGAGATGCACCGGGATTCCTTAGATGACGGAAGTGTCTTCTCTGGTGCTCTATTTTTTGCGCTAGGAACGATTATGTTTAATGGAATGGCTGAGATTTCAATGTCCATTGCAAAGCTTCCTATTTTCTACAAGCAACGAGACCTGCTATTTTATCCCTCCTGGGCATATGCCATACCTAACTGGATCCTCAAGATTCCTGTTACATTTGTGGAAGTAGCTGTTTGGGTATTTCTCACCTACTATGTAATTGGGTTTGATCCAAATGCTTTGAG ATTTGTGAAGCAGTATGCTCTGCTATTACTCGTAAACCAAATGGCTTCTGGATTGTTCAGAGCTATTGCAGCACTTGGTAGAAACATGATTGTTGCTAATACATTTGGGTCATTTGCACTTCTCATGCTTATTACATTGGGTGGCTTCATTCTATCTAGAA AGGATATCAAGGGCTGGTGGATTTGGGGTTACTGGACTTCACCTTTAATGTACGGGCAGAATGCTATAATGACAAATGAATTTCTTGGAAACAGTTGGAGCCAT TTTACCAAAAACTCAAATAAGTCACTGGGACTTCAAGCTTTAGAGTCTCGCGGGTTCTTTACACATGCATATTGGTATTGGATAGGGATTGGGGCATTGACTGGGTTCATGTTCCTTTACAACATTATATACACTCTGGCTCTCACTTTCCTTAATC CATTTGACAAGGCACAGGCGACAATAAATGAAGAATCAGAAGACAATACACCTAATGGCCGAGCCCCAGAAGTTGAATTACCACGCATAG aaagttcaggaaatgctGATAGTGCTGTGGATTCTAGCCACGGTAGGAAAAGAGGAATGGTTCTTCCTTTTGAACCACATTCTATCGCCTTTGATGATGTTGTATACTCTGTTGACATGCCGCAG GAAATGAGGGATCAAGGTGTAATGGAGGATAGGTTAGTTCTTTTGAAGGGTGTAAGTGGTGCATTCAGGCCGGGAGTTCTCACAGCATTGATGGGTGTAAGTGGAGCTGGTAAAACTACTTTGATGGATGTTTTAGCTGGTAGGAAAACTGGTGGGCATATTGATGGGAGCGTAAAAGTTTCTGGCTACCCAAAAAACCAAGAAACATTTGCTCGAATCTCTGGTTATTGTGAGCAGAATGATATCCACTCTCCCCAAGTTACTGTCTATGAGTCCTTGCTCTACTCGGCATGGCTTCGTTTACCAGCAGAAGTTGATTCCAATACTAGAAAG ACATTCATTGAGGAAGTTATTGAACTAGTGGAGCTAAACCCATTGAGGAACTCACTGGTTGGTTTGCCTGGTGTGAGTGGTCTCTCAACTGAACAGAGGAAAAGACTAACTATTGCAGTTGAATTAGTGGCAAATCCTTCCATAATTTTCATGGATGAGCCTACATCTGGGTTAGATGCTAGAGCTGCTGCTATTGTTATGAGAACTGTGAGGAACACTGTTGACACAGGAAGAACAGTTGTTTGCACCATCCATCAACCAAGTATTGACATATTTGAAGCTTTTGATGAG TTATTCCTAATGAAGCGTGGAGGACAAGAAATCTATGTTGGGCCATTGGGTCGTCATTCTAGCAAACTGATCGAGTATTTTGAG AGCATTGAAGGGGTTAATAAAATCAAAGATGGCTACAATCCAGCAACTTGGATGTTGGAAGTTACAAGTTCAGCACAAGAAGTTACTATAGGTGTTGATTTTCATCAGACCTACAAAAATTCTGAGCTGTACAG GAGAAACAAGCAACTTATAGCAGAACTGGGCATACCTGCTCCTGGTTCAAATGATCTTTATTTCCCTACTCAATACTCACAGTCATTTTTGGTCCAATGCTTGGCATGCTTATGGAAACAGCACTGGTCATATTGGCGCAACCCACCGTACACTGCTGTGAGGTTTTTCTTCACTACTTTCATAGCCTTGATATTTGGAACAATGTTCTGGGATCTCGGAGGCAAATA CAAAAATAGACAAGATCTGTTTAATGCGTTGGGTTCGATGTATACTGCTGTTCTCTTCCTCGGAATCCAGAATTCTGCCTCAGTACAACCCGTGGTAGCTGTTGAAAGAACTGTGTTTTATAGAGAAAGAGCTGCTGGAATGTATTCTGCCTTACCCTATGCACTTGCACAG GTTATCATAGAGATACCTTATGTTTTTGCCCAAGCTTTATCATACGGCCTCATAGTTTATGCCATGATGGGATTTGAGTGGACTGTCGAGAAATTCTTTTGGTATTTGTTCTTCATGTTCTTCACATTGTGCTACTTCACCTACTACGGCATGATGACTGTGGCTGTTACCCCAAATCACCATGTTGCTTCAATTGTGGCCGCTGCATTTTATGCAATTTGGAACCTCTTTTCAGGATTTGTCGTCCCACGACCA AGGATTCCTGTGTGGTGGAGGTGGTACTACTGGGCATGTCCTGTGGCTTGGACTATCTATGGGATGGTTGCGTCGCAGTTTGGAGATATAGAGCACATACTGGAATCAGATGATGTGTCAGTCAAGGAGTTCATTAGGAGTTATTTTGGTATGAAACATGACTTCATAGGAGTTTGTGCAGTTGTGGTTGTTGGGTTTGCAGTGGGCTTTGCATTTATCTTTGCAGTCTCAATCAAGGTCTTCAACTTCCAAAGACGTTAG